A region of Elusimicrobiota bacterium DNA encodes the following proteins:
- a CDS encoding response regulator transcription factor translates to MLKKRIMVVDDDKDIRRLVESILGKEGFVTVGAESGSDALKKIQNSKPDLIILDLQLPDKDGFEICKILRADPATRTIPVVFLTVQNLDSYKIAGLEIGADDYITKPFNQTELVARIKAVLRRVEWGDKKEAPLKDGGLSVDMEKHIVVMDGNP, encoded by the coding sequence ATGCTTAAAAAACGGATCATGGTGGTGGACGACGACAAAGATATTCGCCGGCTGGTCGAGAGCATCCTCGGAAAGGAAGGTTTCGTCACGGTGGGGGCGGAAAGCGGCTCGGATGCCTTGAAAAAAATCCAAAACTCCAAACCCGACCTCATCATCCTAGACTTGCAACTGCCGGACAAAGATGGTTTTGAAATCTGCAAAATCCTTCGGGCCGATCCCGCCACTCGAACCATCCCGGTCGTCTTCCTCACCGTTCAAAACCTCGACTCGTACAAGATCGCCGGATTGGAAATCGGCGCCGACGATTACATCACGAAGCCGTTCAATCAGACGGAACTCGTGGCCCGCATCAAAGCCGTTCTCCGTCGAGTGGAATGGGGAGACAAAAAGGAGGCCCCCTTGAAGGACGGAGGCCTCTCGGTAGATATGGAGAAGCACATCGTTGTTATGGATGGAAACCCTTAG
- a CDS encoding winged helix-turn-helix domain-containing protein: MLLSLLRNQGKVMTRAELSETVWGHEYFGNTRTVDVHVGRLRRKLGKLGDRIKTVERIGYRYE, translated from the coding sequence TTGCTTCTCTCGCTCCTTCGCAACCAGGGAAAGGTGATGACCCGGGCAGAACTTTCCGAAACGGTCTGGGGCCATGAATATTTCGGCAACACCCGCACGGTGGATGTTCACGTCGGGCGGCTTCGTCGAAAACTCGGCAAACTGGGCGATCGGATCAAAACCGTGGAGCGAATCGGCTACCGCTACGAATAG
- a CDS encoding HAMP domain-containing protein, with translation MKRIPLRTKLVLHSAFLVLGAVASVGVSLFISERHYLVRRFDQTQEDNVNSLVQIRRESVAANNDQLLASYLSLLRRSRALSYAMVLDEGGRVVAHTNPAFVDQKLTDPVSLRAAETRGLLRQQTGLTDDVVDLALPILKGTRRLGVARVGYSRTSMAQLVDQALEAARQRIFLAALAALGFGIVVAVGLAVLLARPIGLLRDGAHKIGEGNLDHRIRITTRDELGELAQEFNVMAARLQELDRLKQDFVSNVTHELRSPLTSLRGYVELLLKESAGPVTAEQREFLIVVKKNSVRLARFIDNLLDVAKIESGKIELHQERVLLQDLALEMSVVFRPMAQEKNINFHIGIDPHLPPLWADADKLLEVITNLLSNAFKFTPLEGQVALLAAAENNQIHLRVTDTGIGIPAEALASVFNKFEQVKPTTGLARKTKGSGLGLTLVKGFVEAHGGRVWIESEQDRGTTVHVVLRQAEPVKEETEQKASPLG, from the coding sequence TTGAAACGAATTCCTCTTCGCACCAAACTTGTTCTTCATTCCGCTTTTCTCGTCCTGGGCGCCGTCGCGAGCGTGGGGGTTTCACTTTTTATTTCCGAGCGGCACTATTTGGTCCGCCGTTTCGATCAAACACAGGAAGACAACGTCAATTCGTTGGTGCAGATTCGCCGCGAGTCGGTCGCTGCCAACAACGACCAACTGCTCGCCAGCTATCTTTCTCTCCTCCGCCGGTCCCGGGCGCTCAGCTACGCCATGGTCCTGGACGAAGGGGGCCGCGTGGTGGCCCATACGAACCCCGCTTTCGTCGACCAGAAACTCACGGACCCCGTGAGCCTCCGGGCCGCCGAAACCAGGGGACTCCTCCGCCAACAGACCGGCCTCACCGACGATGTGGTCGACCTCGCGCTTCCCATTTTAAAAGGGACCCGGCGGTTGGGCGTCGCCCGGGTCGGTTATTCCCGCACGTCCATGGCCCAACTGGTGGACCAAGCCTTGGAGGCGGCGCGCCAACGCATTTTCTTGGCGGCTCTGGCGGCCCTGGGGTTCGGGATCGTTGTCGCCGTGGGGCTGGCCGTGCTCTTGGCGCGGCCCATCGGCCTTCTGCGCGACGGCGCCCACAAGATTGGAGAGGGAAACTTGGACCACCGAATTCGAATCACGACCCGAGACGAACTGGGGGAATTGGCCCAAGAATTCAACGTGATGGCCGCCCGACTTCAAGAACTGGACCGTTTAAAACAGGACTTTGTTTCAAATGTGACGCACGAACTTCGTTCCCCCCTGACCTCTTTGCGAGGCTATGTCGAACTCCTTTTGAAGGAAAGCGCGGGTCCCGTCACGGCGGAACAGCGTGAATTTCTGATCGTCGTTAAGAAGAACTCCGTGAGGCTGGCCCGGTTCATCGATAATTTGTTGGACGTCGCCAAAATTGAATCGGGCAAAATCGAACTCCACCAGGAACGGGTCCTCCTTCAAGACCTCGCCTTAGAAATGTCCGTGGTCTTTCGTCCCATGGCGCAGGAGAAAAACATTAATTTCCACATCGGCATCGATCCACACCTCCCCCCTCTATGGGCAGACGCCGACAAACTGCTCGAGGTCATCACCAACCTCCTCAGCAACGCCTTCAAGTTCACACCCCTGGAAGGACAGGTCGCCTTGCTGGCCGCCGCGGAAAATAACCAAATCCATCTTCGCGTGACGGACACGGGAATCGGAATTCCGGCGGAGGCCCTGGCCTCGGTTTTCAACAAGTTTGAACAGGTCAAACCCACCACGGGCCTGGCCCGAAAGACCAAAGGGTCGGGCCTCGGCCTGACCCTCGTCAAAGGCTTCGTGGAGGCCCACGGAGGGCGCGTTTGGATTGAAAGCGAACAGGACCGCGGCACCACGGTGCATGTCGTGCTTCGCCAGGCCGAACCCGTGAAGGAAGAAACGGAACAAAAAGCCTCCCCGTTGGGCTGA
- a CDS encoding response regulator: MENAKRILVIDDDIGMADLLADFCEEMGCEVRCVTDGREALRAAIDFRPHLITLDLEMPFLDGFEVLRLLRAHPATNRTPVVVVSVIAEDSDLTSETVCGKLAKPVRYAAFAEKIQAMLKPAV; encoded by the coding sequence ATGGAAAACGCAAAAAGAATTCTTGTCATCGACGACGACATCGGAATGGCCGACTTGTTGGCCGATTTTTGCGAGGAAATGGGATGCGAGGTCCGCTGCGTCACGGATGGCCGAGAGGCGCTTCGCGCCGCCATCGATTTCCGACCGCACCTGATCACGCTGGACCTGGAAATGCCATTTTTGGATGGGTTCGAGGTTCTGCGTTTGCTTCGCGCGCACCCGGCCACGAACCGGACTCCCGTGGTGGTGGTCTCCGTGATTGCGGAGGATTCGGATTTGACAAGCGAAACCGTTTGCGGAAAACTCGCCAAGCCCGTTCGGTATGCCGCTTTTGCCGAGAAAATTCAGGCCATGCTCAAACCGGCGGTTTAA